One genomic window of Scatophagus argus isolate fScaArg1 chromosome 16, fScaArg1.pri, whole genome shotgun sequence includes the following:
- the aatka gene encoding serine/threonine-protein kinase LMTK1 isoform X5 — MRIHGVQLLKSSDLGRHSLLYLKEIGHGWFGKVLLGEVNAGLSTTQVVVKELKASASVQDQMQFLEEVQPYRALHHPALLQCLAQCSEVTPYLLVMEFCPLGDLKSYMRSCRVADSDTPDPLILQRMACDIASGLLHLHKYNFIHSDLALRNCLLTSEMSVKIGDYGLSHSRYKDDYYVTQDQIWVPLRWIAPELIDEVHGNLLVVDQTKSSNIWSLGVTVWELFELGNQPYRHYSDRQVLTYAVKEQQLKLPKPQVQFPLAERWYEVMQFCWLQPELRPSSEEVHLLVTYLCAKGSSEAEEDFEQRWNALRPNLLSSTSHTATSTALVLTPTTASADDPSAEQTQAVELASSASSSFPLLEHFSDSFHSDTGDDLLTVTETSHGLNFEYKWEQARAEQPYCSSSTSGPLGQWNPHYQDIYYSSKESTSEGCKTNSLTSGISPSYYEPEHPGVVPVLSAHSPSVSSEYYIRIEEPIECNINLDDSVVDYSPGLEASCSRLSPETQSGSSMSQPSAYWATADNTKSTAYDSDSSPTVQLTVESRLRQESSTSPVKSGHSNNCFSSIQDKTVYCEKSSAYKPHQQSCLSELDTSPESRLNSVHPVGPLENPRSLSQAVSSPSLGFCDPYLEASTSHSTVNESYHNMMGPLRKTLPVVNHISIDVETDDGLLVGQRRGEDIEDDLFSEAEATNWTSNHSANNNSLSFDSKQTASGHDSYLDLQYTDHCNTTDLWSLTKTTTRTFHSSRSCSTMETEGDSSCNTASKSTELGSCIHCHHKEREESATQVERNSTAENLRSIDSLASLSHNTRATEIGKIEGIYEKHLLLNGDRLCSEPKMIPEASYIRSPSSFKEPQTSQTGALSVKQRGNIWDGVSTGTSVSLGDKTRLDYPETSEGRRVLDSGTGVSNSSISLVELGDYSEDDDDITDITSGIFADFNLDYAEVEEEELSPLKNPERAPDSVDTLNLSSSMASTSDQAFSPDPFNAPILPKSLDSGYDTENNESPEFIFKELGDPRSGDRSPRLGREPELVLQVGLGQGICTSSELQFKGLTDKNPFRDSAYFSDYDAEIERSPQEEGGKFSNSDFTAEKMSTIRNDDLVQRQFTNEDHFTNLRHIKSCDLVPLSDADPNSSNPIHTPGLSMLSPFPPQMGGCLTKESAPADDDLGLETEHSGEEPTSELSSSIGSEPSSTVQEASGNHEEGNRRAEDCSPVQSLHSDSTITDYGDETPKENENADRSIEEEELPEFSHVNEETENRGEAVRINEEDFEDIDAEECDSQDSLCEESNGPADLSSSSSLLELCGEEVRAPLEEAEDEDDSDDSESDEELRTYNIQDEDSEESEEDFTTVPVVVSDCSRARHLRSLLKMPPLLTQSFCDELERKKKAVSFFDDVTVFLFDQESPTGELVDCAFSIQAESSEQESSEETTSEHQLKCDPDFEAGNEAQSGETFCVSDGNKTDGNSSEEGGGYDLKDDLSFEHPQFSPDTIPESQPLPTSTSNSPEAPKPATAALNRFMVSRFSITHVSDPHTGSAAGNSEDSPKD; from the exons ATGAGGATCCATGGAG TCCAGCTGCTGAAATCATCAGACCTTGGCCGCCATAGTCTACTGTATCTAAAGGAGATTGGTCATGGCTGGTTTGGCAAg GTTCTGCTGGGCGAGGTCAATGCGGGCCTCAGTACCACCCAGGTGGTGGTAAAGGAGCTTAAGGCCAGTGCCAGTGTCCAGGATCAGATGCAGTTCCTGGAGGAGGTGCAGCCATACCG AGCCCTCCATCACCCTGCCCTCCTGCAGTGCCTGGCACAGTGCTCAGAGGTCACTCCTTATCTGCTGGTCATGGAGTTTTGCCCTTTG gGTGATCTGAAGAGCTACATGCGCAGTTGCCGGGTAGCTGATTCAGACACTCCTGATCCTTTGATCCTCCAGCGAATGGCGTGTGACATTGCCTCAGGGTTACTGCACCTGCACAAATACAACTTTATACACAG tgaCCTGGCATTGCGAAACTGCCTGCTAACATCAGAAATGTCAGTTAAGATCGGAGACTATGGCCTTTCTCACAGCCGATACAAG GATGACTACTATGTAACACAAGACCAGATTTGGGTACCCCTGCGCTGGATTGCACCTGAGCTCATAGACGAGGTCCATGGAAACCTGCTGGTAGTTGACCAAACAAAATCCAGTAACATATG GTCACTGGGGGTGACTGTGTGGGAGCTGTTTGAGCTGGGAAATCAGCCGTACAGACACTACTCTGACAGACAAGTTCTGACATATGCTGTGAAGGAACAGCAGCTCAAACTCCCCAAACCCCAAGTCCAATTCCCCTTGGCTGAGCGCTG GTATGAGGTGATGCAGTTCTGCTGGCTGCAGCCAGAGCTGAGACCCAGCAGTGAAGAAGTACACCTTCTGGTCACATATTTGTGTGCCAAAGGCTCCAGTGAGGCTGAGGAAGACTTTGAACAACGCTGGAATGCCTTGAGGCCCAACCTGCTCAGTAGCACCTCCCACACAGCGACATCCACAGCCTTAGTACTCACCCCTACAACTGCCTCAGCTGACGATCCTAGTGCAGAACAAACTCAGGCTGTGGAGCTGGCCTCCTCTGCCTCATCCTCCTTCCCCTTGCTGGAGCACTTctctgacagcttccactctgaCACAGGGGACGACCTACTCACAGTCACAGAGACCAGCCACGGTCTCAACTTTGAGTACAAATGGGAGCAGGCCCGAGCTGAGCAGCCctactgctcctcctccaccagtgGGCCACTCGGCCAATGGAACCCACATTACCAGGATATCTACTATTCAAGTAAAGAAAGTACCTCAGAGGGCTGCAAGACCAACAGTCTGACCTCAGGCATATCCCCATCCTACTATGAACCTGAGCACCCAGGTGTGGTCCCAGTGTTGAGTGCCCACAGCCCCTCGGTCAGCAGCGAGTACTACATTCGCATAGAGGAACCTATAGAGTGCAACATTAACTTGGACGACAGTGTGGTGGACTACAGCCCAGGACTAGAggccagctgcagcaggttgtCCCCTGAGACTCAGAGTGGTTCATCCATGTCTCAACCCAGTGCTTACTGGGCTACTGCTGACAACACCAAATCCACTGCCTATGACTCTGATTCAAGCCCCACTGTCCAGCTAACTGTGGAGTCAAGGCTGAGACAGGAATCTAGCACCAGTCCTGTAAAGTCAGGACATTCTAACAATTGTTTCTCATCCATTCAGGACAAAACAGTCTACTGTGAAAAGTCATCTGCATATAAGCCACACCAACaatcctgtctgtctgaactgGATACATCACCAGAGTCCAGATTAAACTCTGTCCATCCAGTAGGACCTTTAGAAAACCCACGCAGTTTATCACAAGCAGTGAGCAGCCCTAGCTTAGGGTTCTGTGATCCCTACCTTGAAGCTAGCACAAGTCATAGCACGGTTAATGAAAGCTACCATAATATGATGGGTCCCCTCAGAAAGACACTACCCGTTGTAAACCATATTAGCATTGATGTAGAGACAGACGATGGCCTGCTGGTGGGCCAGCGGAGAGGTGAAGACATTGAGGATGACCTTTTCTCTGAAGCAGAGGCCACTAACTGGACATCAAACCATTCAGCAAACAATAATAGCCTAAGCTTTGACAGCAAGCAGACAGCCAGCGGGCATGACAGCTATCTGGACCTGCAATATACTGATCACTGTAACACAACAGACTTGTGGTCTTTAACCAAGACCACTACCAGAACCTTTCACAGCTCTAGATCTTGTAGCACCATGGAGACAGAAGGAGACTCCTCTTGTAACACTGCCAGCAAGTCCACTGAATTAGGTTCATGCATTCACTGTCAtcacaaagaaagagaggaatcTGCCACTCAAGTGGAAAGGAACTCAACTGCAGAAAATTTAAGAAGTATTGATTCTCTCGCCAGCTTGAGTCATAACACCAGAGCTACAGAGATTGGAAAAATAGAAGGTatatatgaaaaacatttgttgcTTAATGGAGACAGATTGTGCTCTGAGCCTAAGATGATACCTGAAGCAAGCTATATAAGGTCCCCATCCTCTTTCAAGGAGCCTCAGACTTCTCAAACGGGAGCCTTGTCTGTCAAACAGAGAGGTAACATCTGGGACGGTGTTTCAACTGGAACCTCCGTTAGTCTAGGAGACAAGACTAGGCTAGACTATCCAGAGACATCAGAGGGGAGGCGAGTGTTGGACAGTGGAACAGGGGTCAGCAACTCCAGCATTAGCTTGGTGGAGCTTGGTGACTAcagtgaggatgatgatgacatcacagataTTACATCAGGGATCTTTGCTGACTTCAACCTGGACTATGCTGAGGTagaggaagaagagctgagCCCACTGAAGAATCCAGAGAGAGCTCCTGACTCTGTAGACACCCTTAACCTGTCCTCATCGATGGCAAGCACCTCTGATCAAGCTTTCAGCCCTGATCCATTCAATGCCCCCATCCTTCCCAAATCCCTAGACAGTGGCTATGACACAGAGAACAACGAATCTCCAGAGTTTATCTTCAAAGAGCTTGGAGATCCCCGGAGTGGTGATAGGAGCCCAAGGCTGGGCAGAGAACCTGAACTAGTTCTGCAGGTGGGTTTAGGTCAAGGGATCTGCACTTCCTCAGAGCTACAGTTTAAGGGCCTGACTGATAAGAACCCATTCAGGGACTCAGCCTATTTCTCTGACTATGATGCTGAAATCGAAAGGAGCCCTCAAGAAGAAGGTGGTAAGTTCAGTAACAGTGACTTTACTGCTGAGAAAATGAGCACTATCAGAAATGATGATTTGGTCCAAAGGCAATTCACCAATGAAGATCATTTCACAAACCTGAGACATATCAAAAGCTGTGATTTGGTGCCTCTCTCAGATGCTGACCCCAATTCATCCAATCCTATTCACACCCCTGGATTGTCCATGCTGTCACCCTTTCCCCCACAGATGGGCGGATGCTTGACCAAAGAGTCTGCCCCTGCAGATGATGATCTTGGGTTAGAGACAGAGCACTCAGGAGAGGAGCCTACCTCAGAGCTTAGCTCCTCCATTGGATCTGAGCCCTCTTCCACTGTCCAGGAGGCCTCAGGAAACCATGAAGAGggaaacagaagagcagaagattGCTCCCCCGTCCAGTCTTTGCATTCTGACTCCACCATAACTGACTATGGAGATGAGActccaaaagaaaatgaaaatgctgacaGATCCATAGAGGAAGAGGAACTGCCTGAATTCAGTCATGTtaatgaagagacagagaacagaggGGAGGCTGTGAGAATAAATGAGGAAGATTTTGAAGACATAGATGCAGAAGAATGTGACTCACAGGACAGTTTATGTGAAGAATCCAATGGTCCCGCTGAcctgtcttcttcctcatcattaTTGGAGCTGTGTGGAGAAGAAGTGAGAGCTCCactggaggaggcagaggatgaagatgacTCAGATGACAGCGAATCTGATGAAGAGTTGAGGACCTACAACATCCAAGATGAAGACAGtgaggagagtgaggaggatTTCACCACAGTGCCAGTGGTGGTGAGCGACTGCAGCAGGGCTAGACACCTCCGCAGCCTCCTGAAGATGCCACCCCTGCTTACCCAGTCCTTCTGTGATGagctggagaggaagaaaaaagctGTGTCCTTTTTTGATGATGTTACCGTGTTCCTTTTTGACCAG GAGAGCCCCACGGGAGAGCTCGTTGACTGCGCCTTCTCCATACAGGCAGAGTCCAGTGAGCAGGAATCCTCTGAGGAAACAACCTCTGAACACCAGCTGAAATGTGACCCCGACTTTGAAGCTGGAAATGAAGCTCAATCCGGTGAAACATTCTGTGTTTCTGATGGGAACAAAACAGATGGGAACAGCTCAGAAGAGG gcgGGGGTTATGACTTGAAAGATGACCTCTCATTTGAACACCCCCAGTTCTCACCTGACACCATCCCTGAGTCCCAGCCTTTACCCACATCCACCTCCAACAGTCCAGAAGCTCCTAAACCTGCAACTGCAGCCCTTAACCGTTTTATGGTCTCACGATTCTCTATCACACATGTCTCCGATCCCCACACAGGCTCAGCAGCAG GGAACAGTGAAGACAGTCCAAAAGATTGA